In Caretta caretta isolate rCarCar2 chromosome 4, rCarCar1.hap1, whole genome shotgun sequence, one genomic interval encodes:
- the KDM3A gene encoding lysine-specific demethylase 3A — translation MVLRLEESWPLLVGKRFLSLSEEENNGPWDTAHVSEWPWKAGKIRAISHPDVSKRDLKVCVEFDGESWERRRWIEVYNHKMRGFLVEQKLVLAERKSQANSTDTVQWPAMVYKFLLDKAGLGSVVSVRFLGEERCVFLSKDLLKPIQDVDSLRHSLMDDQNVNEEIQALIMKHLDESHLMQGGKNVIGSKVRIYSLDPSTQWFTATVVNGNPTTRTLEVNCQEIPALKTLDPELIHVEIIHDSHDKCGKSKRNGGMKRKSSDDKGNVDAKHIKSCSEVSHSLSHVQSVPTVFGETLLGCTPATPASKDLRNQGMPQPANSPPNVGAETPQGICKENLPEEHPSCLNTTVKMSKENLAVFHKAEFLSKEQTKTPNDQNSNYTSLKTSRSPSLTDTHNEKQSDLKNVHKSFTKPMTNFPKEHVPIKSTQDLDNSSRVTSRLNGTSELQKIFDCKPSTSDASVNLFAGHEIKLQSSCKGNKAENSFSACSSVRGNSNEISCERNESEGSRAGSTSKVHNNVIVHKSVLTDACKVKKLQQSGEAFVQDGSCNNIAPHLHKCRECRLDSYRKNKEQKDSTVFCRFFHFRRLRFNRHGLLREEGFLTPDKYDSEAISLWLPLAKNVVGLDLDTAKYILANIGDHFCRLVISEKEVMSTIEPHRQVAWKRAVRGVREMCDVCDTTIFNLHWVCPKCGFGVCVDCYRMKKKSIHEDGASDTFSWLKCVKGQLHEPENLMPTQIIPGKALYDVGDTVHSVRAKWGIKANCPCANKQLKTLSKPNLKEDPKQSLIPGEKSTLQHNFVLNPLATSYDSPVKPTFGSKPVSSVNTSPSLSWLANLTSGNVNKENKDKLLASILKNENKPLQTLPTFTKPPTALQTFNSAILTPVSNNNTGFLRNLLNSSGGKTESGLKSTPKILDDIFASLVQSRTLTDLPKKPQGLTIKPTILGFDTPHYWLCDNRLLCLQDPNNASNWNVFRECWKQGQPVMVSGVHHKLNAELWKPESFRKEFGQQEVDLVNCRTNEIITGATVGDFWDGFEDIPSRLKTEGREPMVLKLKDWPPGEDFRDMMPSRFDDLMNNIPLPEYTRRDGKLNLASRLPNYFVRPDLGPKMYNAYGLITPDDRKYGTTNLHLDVSDAANVMVYVGIPKGQVNQEEEVLKTIQDGDSDELTIKRFIDSREKPGALWHIYAAKDTEKIREFLKKVSEEQGQENPIDHDPIHDQSWYLNRSLRKRLHQEYGVQGWAIVQFLGDVVFIPAGAPHQVHNLYSCIKVAEDFVSPEHVKHCFWLTQEFRYLSHTHTNHEDKLQVKNVIYHAVKDAVGILRANESSLSKPSGGKP, via the exons GTATGTGTGGAGTTTGATGGTGAGTCATGGGAGAGAAGAAGATGGATTGAGGTCTACAACCATAAAATGAGAGGATTTCTAGTAGAGCAAAAATTGGTACTTGCTGAACGAAAATCTCAAGCCAACTCTACAGATACTGTTCAGTGGCCGGCAATG GTTTACAAATTCTTATTGGACAAAGCTGGTTTAGGATCCGTGGTTTCTGTACGCTTTCTTGGTGAAGAGAGATGTGTGTTTCTTTCTAAAGACCTTTTGAAGCCTATTCAG GATGTGGACAGTCTGAGACACTCTCTTATGGATGATCAGAATGTTAATGAAGAAATTCAAGCTTTGATTATGAAACATCTAGATGAAAGCCACTTGATGCAAG gtggTAAGAATGTAATTGGTTCAAAAGTAAGGATTTATAGCTTGGATCCATCTACCCAGTGGTTCACAGCAACTGTTGTAAATGGTAATCCAACTACAAGGACTCTGGAAGTCAACTGTCAGGAG ATTCCAGCTTTAAAAACTCTTGATCCAGAATTGATTCATGTTGAAATCATACATGACAGCCATGACAAGTGTG GCAAATCTAAGAGAAATGGGGGTATGAAAAGAAAATCATCTGATGATAAAGGAAATGTTGATGCCAAACATATAAAGTCCTGCTCTGAG GTATCACATAGTCTGAGTCACGTGCAGTCAGTACCAACAGTGTTTGGTGAAACATTGCTAGGGTGTACGCCTGCAACCCCTGCTAGCAAAGACCTCAGGAACCAGGGCATGCCTCAGCCAGCTAACTCACCTCCTAATGTTGGCGCAGAAACTCCTCAGGG CATTTGCAAAGAGAATTTACCAGAAGAACATCCTTCTTGTCTTAATACTACGGtgaaaatgtcaaaagaaaaTCTGGCGGTCTTCCATAAAGCAGAGTTTCTATCGAAAGAACAAACTAAAACTCCTAATGATCAGAATAGTAACTATACCTCTTTGAAGACCTCAAGATCGCCATCTTTGACTGACACACACAATGAAAAACAAAGTGACTTGAAAAATGTCCACAAATCTTTTACCAAGCCAATGACAAACTTCCCAAAGGAGCATGTTCCTATAAAATCCACACAGGACCTAGACAATTCTTCCAGAGTAACATCCAGGCTTAATGGCACATCAGAACTGCAGAAAATCTTTGATTGTAAACCCTCAACATCCGATGCTTCTGTTAACCTTTTCGCTGGGCATGAAATTAAATTACAAAGCAGCTGCAAAGGAAACAAGGCAGAAAACTCCTTTTCTGCGTGTTCCTCAGTCAGAGGAAACTCAAATGAGATTTCATGTGAGAGAAATGAAAGCGAAGGCTCTAGGGCTGGGAGCACCAGTAAAGTCCACAACAATG taatTGTTCACAAGTCAGTCTTGACAGATGCTTGTAAAGTTAAGAAGCTGCAGCAAAGTGGGGAAGCTTTTGTGCAGGATGGTTCCTGCAATAACATTGCACCTCACCTGCATAAGTGCAGGGAATGCCGCCTGGACAGCTACCGgaaaaacaaagagcaaaaaGACTCCACTGTCTTTTGCAGATTCTTTCACTTCAGGAG GCTGCGGTTCAATAGACATGGATTGCTGCGTGAAGAAGGTTTCTTAACGCCGGACAAGTACGACTCTGAGGCTATCAGCTTGTGGCTGCCTTTAGCAAAAAATGTTGTGGGTCTAGATCTAGACACTGCAAAGTATATTCTAGCCAACATTGGAGACCACTTCTGCCGGCTGGTGATATCCGAAAAGGAGGTCATGTCCACAATAGAACCACACA GACAAGTAGCCTGGAAACGTGCAGTTCGAGGCGTTCGAGAAATGTGTGATGTGTGTGACACCACAATATTCAACCTTCACTGGGTTTGCCCCAAGTGTGGCTTTGGAGTGTGTGTAGATTGTTACAGGATGAAAAAGAAAAGCATACATGAAG ATGGTGCATCTGATACTTTTTCCTGGCTTAAATGTGTGAAGGGTCAGTTACATGAACCGGAGAACTTAATGCCTACACAGATAATTCCTGGAAAAG CTCTCTATGATGTTGGTGACACTGTTCACTCTGTAagagcaaaatggggaataaaggCAAACTGTCCTTGTGCGAATAAGCAGTTAAAGACTCTATCAAAACCAAATCTGAAGGAGGATCCAAAACAG AGTTTAATCCCCGGAGAGAAATCCACACTTCAGCATAATTTTGTCCTAAACCCATTAGCCACTAGCTATGATTCTCCTGTAAAACCAACATTTGGAAGTAAACCAGTCTCTTCAGTAAATACTTCTCCTTCCTTGAGTTGGCTGGCTAACCTAACAAGTGGAAACGtgaataaagaaaataaag ATAAACTCCTCGCGTCCATTTTAAAGAATGAAAACAAACCTCTTCAGACCCTTCCCACTTTCACTAAACCCCCTACTGCCCTGCAGACATTCAACAGTGCAATATTAACACCTGTGAGCAACAACAACACAGGTTTCTTGAGGAATCTGCTGAACTCTTCTGGAGGAAAG ACAGAAAGTGGGCTCAAGAGCACTCCCAAAATCCTTGATGACATTTTTGCATCGTTGGTGCAAAGTAGAACTCTCACAGATTTGCCTAAGAAACCTCAAGGATTAACTATAAAGCCTACTATATTGGGCTTTGATACACCTCACTATTGGCTATGTGATAACCGCTTGCTGTGTCTTCAGGATCCCAACAATGCGAGTAACTGGAATGTCTTTAGAGAATGCTGGAAGCAGGGACAG CCTGTGATGGTGTCTGGAGTGCATCACAAACTAAATGCAGAGCTTTGGAAACCAGAATCCTTCAGGAAGGAGTTCGGCCAACAGGAAGTAGATCTGGTCAATTGCAGAACCAATGAAATTATCACAGGAGCTacagtaggagacttctgggatggaTTTGAAGATATTCCAA GCCGCCTTAAAACAGAAGGAAGGGAGCCAATGGTGTTGAAGCTTAAGGACTGGCCTCCGGGAGAAGACTTCCGAGACATGATGCCATCTCG GTTTGATGACCTGATGAATAACATTCCATTGCCAGAGTACACTAGAAGAGATGGTAAACTGAACCTTGCCTCCAGACTTCCCAACTATTTTGTTCGACCAGATTTAGGTCCTAAAATGTACAATGCATATG GTTTAATTACACCAGATGATAGAAAGTATGGCACAACAAACCTCCATTTAGATGTGTCTGATGCAGCTAATGTTATGGTTTATGTGGGCATACCAAAAGGACAGGTCAATCAAGAAGAAG AAGTGCTTAAAACTATACAAGATGGCGATTCTGATGAGTTGACAATTAAGCGTTTTATAGACAGTCGAGAGAAACCTGGAGCTCTATGGCACATTTATGCTGCTAAAGATACAGAGAAGATCCGGGAATTCCTTAAAAAG GTCTCAGAAGAACAAGGTCAAGAGAACCCCATCGATCATGATCCAATTCATGATCAGAGTTGGTACTTGAACAGATCTTTAAGGAAACGTCTTCATCAAGAATATGGAGTTCAAGGCTGGGCTATCGTGCAGTTTCTAGGAGATGTAGTTTTCATTCCAGCAGGAGCACCGCATCAG GTTCATAACTTATACAGTTGTATTAAAGTAGCAGAAGATTTTGTTTCTCCGGAGCATGTCAAACATTGCTTTTGGCTCACTCAGGAATTCAGATATCTGTCGCATACACATACGAACCATGAAGATAAACTGCAG GTGAAGAATGTCATATACCATGCTGTTAAAGATGCAGTTGGGATATTGAGAGCTAATGAATCCAGCCTTAGCAAACCATCAGGTGGAAAGCCTTAA